ACCTTGCAACAGAAACTTGGTGACACACGTCTTCAGCAATATCACTTTTTGGCCCTCCATCTTCCACTACAATAGCTGACGCAGACGGAAGAATTACACCTAAAGCAGATAGCTTTTCTCTGAGGCTTTCCCACTGCCTTTCCATGCTATTGAAAGCATCCTCCGCTGGCTTTCGCCTCTCTATCTCCATCAACAAATTCACTCTGATTTCACGCACCTCAGAATCTAAATCACGCATGGAAGACTGTAGGCTACCCGCACTAGAAAGTTCTGCAGGAAGTAGGTAACACAAGTCAGCCTTCCCACATTGTACATCCAATGATTGCAAGCAAAAAAATATCAAGTTATCCAACTTATATGGTGCATTCAACTCAAAAAACTAAAAAGGATCAGCGAAAGCACTATACAATATTTCCTGGAAACTTCTAGTTCAAATAAACTTGGTGCAAGCATTACACAATCAATAAGTTTAGGCTCAATAACATGCTAAGCGGAAGATACTTGTTTAATGTTTAAAGCATTTACCCTAACCATTAAAAATTGCACCGCGTTCAAATCTTAGCTGCTAATATGAAGCACAAACACCAATTGTTGTCTTAGTTATCAGTATAGTGAGACACCATTCGCGAATCACAGCTTTCTCAGATTATATCATCCAAAAGAGCGATGGGTCAAACAGGTTTGGTACTCCCCATAAAAGTGAAAATAGAACTATAACAGTAGCCATCTACTTCAATCAAATAAACCAATATACGCTTTTCATGAGAATTACCCAGCGCCATTATGTGACCGACCTCATCTTTCAGCTAATCTAACTGTATTCAAACCCGAAGCAACTCATATTACTCAAGATTGTCAAATAGAAGAACATGTTCCGTAGAATAAACCAGCAAGCATATCAGGTAAAGCTACCACAAAATTTCTTGATGAACTAGTCCATAGTCCATAATAAAATTAATTCTATAAAAGAACCAAAAAGTTGAGTAACCAGAAATCATGTTACCTTCACAAGCATCATAGTATTCGGCCGTCGTTGTAGACATCTTAAAAGAACGCTCACCCCAAGCATTCTCTTCAGCTTCAGTATTACTGGTATAACTCATTGATTCTTGAGGATCAAAGAAATCATCACTTACAATTTCCTTGTCCAATTCATTACAATTTTCCCTATTTACATCATTCCAGCTACTCTTTCTTTCACCACTAACATCATTTTCTTCACCCGATTCATCATTCAGATTACTGGTTTTCCCACCAATCTCATCAACTTTCTCGGATATATCTGTAAGCTTATTAGTAATTTCCAATACAGAAACATCTCCAAGAGAATGTGTAGCCTGCAGCAAACCAGACCTCCTATCTTCAATCTTGTCCTCTACTGCTCGCTCTAACACCTCACTTTGAGAATGACTTTTTTGTAAATTTACTCCTCGACGTTTATGGTTAACAACATACGGCGAAGGAAGTAAAGAAAATGGTGATTCAGGTAATGACGAAGTGGTTTCTGGGGTTTTATACAGAGATGGTGAAACCTgtgatttcaattttgattttgcaGCTCCTGATTCTAAAAATCTATCTAATGTTACCGCTGAAAAAGTAGACATCGTATATAAACCCTCAAATCCTTTCACGTATTCAATAAGCTTCgacaagaaaccctaaattagactagaaaaaattgaagaaaaattacAACAAGATTATAGATATTGTTTCAGGTTCATACCTAACAAACAGAACATCAGGTTGAAGACAGACAGATAAAATACAACGATAGTTTCTTGTGGGATGGGCTTAAATAGGAACCTTGAATCTTTGAGGATTGGAGAAGAAGATAACAAAGTTTGTTGATTAATTCATCATGTTTTTTGGATTGTCTGAATTAAGCGGCGTTTTCTATCTTTAAAAACCGCCATTAGTTCGAATCAGTCTATTATACCCTTATATCGCTTTGGTATTTGGTCACTATTATAAGTAAAGGCCAATGTTGCAAAGCATATGTGTTTGGTGATTTACTAAGTCATATAAACTATAAAGGCTATTTTTAGGTAGAAATTGGTTTAGCTGCTAACTAGATTTGTGCACGTGCTACACACGGGACATTTTTTTCTCTTAATTTGGTGTGTATGGTGCTTCGCCTTGCCTCGTCTCGGCGCATTTTTGATTTAGTGAGCGCGGCGCTTTGCCCCGCACCGTGGCGGTGGATTTTTGATTTGGCCTGGCGGTGCATTTTATATTTGGTGAGCGCGGGCTTCGTCCCGCTCCTgacgatgcattttttatttggtgagcACGGGGATTCGCCCCGCCCCGTGACGGTGCATTTCTGGTCTGATGTGCACGAAGCTTCGCCGC
This DNA window, taken from Papaver somniferum cultivar HN1 chromosome 3, ASM357369v1, whole genome shotgun sequence, encodes the following:
- the LOC113357735 gene encoding uncharacterized protein LOC113357735, whose protein sequence is MSTFSAVTLDRFLESGAAKSKLKSQVSPSLYKTPETTSSLPESPFSLLPSPYVVNHKRRGVNLQKSHSQSEVLERAVEDKIEDRRSGLLQATHSLGDVSVLEITNKLTDISEKVDEIGGKTSNLNDESGEENDVSGERKSSWNDVNRENCNELDKEIVSDDFFDPQESMSYTSNTEAEENAWGERSFKMSTTTAEYYDACEELSSAGSLQSSMRDLDSEVREIRVNLLMEIERRKPAEDAFNSMERQWESLREKLSALGVILPSASAIVVEDGGPKSDIAEDVCHQVSVARFVADAVGRGVAKAEVEKEMESLVESKNFEIARLIDRLHYYETMNSEMSNRNQEAMEMARHDRQRRKRRQRWIWSSIGVTIALGSAALAWSYYQPTSKGVLPSSSSQSTEIPKATKL